The Candidatus Bathyarchaeota archaeon DNA window TCGAGTTCTTGTACGACCTCGGTTTTCTTGGAAGCGACGTTTCCGCCGCTCATTGCGTGTGGGTTTCAGATAAGGAGATTGATCTTTTGAAGAAAACTGGCACAAAAGTTTCTCATAATCCTGAAAGCAACATGAAATTGGCGTCTGGTGTAGCGCCTATCCCCAAGATGTTAAAGAAGAGAATAACAGTTTCGTTGGGTACCGATGGTTGTGCAAGTAACGATAACCTAGATATGTTTGAAGCTATGAGAATAACGGCGTTTCTTCATAAAGTTTCAAGCCTAGATGCTTCCATTATATCAGCTTATGATGTGTTAAAAATGGCAACAATTGACGGGGCTAAAACAATCGGATTGGAAGATCAAATAGGATCATTGGAAGTGGGTAAGAAAGCGGATGTGATTCTTGTTGACCTGCAAAAGGCTCATCTGAGACCTCTTCATGATATAGTTAATATTTTAGTATACTGTGCCAGAGGAGGAGATGTGGAAACGGTCATAGTAGATGGAAAGATCGTCGTGGAAAATGGTGCAATTAAAACGGTTAATGAAAGGAACATAATTCAAGAAACAGAAAAAAGGATGACTGGACGTTACAATGCTTAAATTTCCACGTTTATCGGTTTCCTCTTTTTTCGTGACTCTATCGATGCCAATGCTATCTTCAGAACGTTCCTTCCGTAGTCACCAGTAACTCTTGGTTTCTTATTTTCAATTATACACTTAATGAAATGACTATCTTCCTCATAATGTCCCCAACTAGGTTTTCCATAAAGAGGTTTAAATGACCATTGACGTTGTTGTGGAGCATCCCTTTTGTACAGAGTTAAAAAGTGATTATTCTCAATAGATATGGACCCTGCATCTCCGATTATATCTGCTTGATCCATGGTGAGTTCTTCCACAATACATGTACTGTATTCTATGATTCCAATAGCGCCTTCGTCAAACCATAAAAGCATGGCTAAATTGTCTTCAGTATTGCCTTTATCTCTATAAGCCAAGGTTCCTGCCTCAGAGTATACACGTCTAACTTTATAATTGGAGAGGAATAACATGAAATCAATTGGTTCAGTTCCATTGATATCGATGTGCCCTCCCTCCCCTAAATTCTTAACCCACGGTTTGCCAGCTCCCCAATTTTCACGAGGAACAAATAACTTGTAA harbors:
- a CDS encoding Gfo/Idh/MocA family oxidoreductase: MSKVSVGVIGCGWIANMTHLPILSERIPEARLVAVADNNKEKAKNAAKKYRADFWYTDYKELLNNPKIDAVWICTPPHLHAPMVIEAANAGKHVMCEIPMTTTLEKADAMIAAAKSNGAKLMLGYCFHFGPIYLETKKLIEKGEIGMPVMISYKLFVPRENWGAGKPWVKNLGEGGHIDINGTEPIDFMLFLSNYKVRRVYSEAGTLAYRDKGNTEDNLAMLLWFDEGAIGIIEYSTCIVEELTMDQADIIGDAGSISIENNHFLTLYKRDAPQQRQWSFKPLYGKPSWGHYEEDSHFIKCIIENKKPRVTGDYGRNVLKIALASIESRKKRKPINVEI